A window of the Ostrea edulis chromosome 1, xbOstEdul1.1, whole genome shotgun sequence genome harbors these coding sequences:
- the LOC125663389 gene encoding uncharacterized protein F54H12.2-like: MMHRESCACGTSSLELFKVPPTNVTLEDSKWMEYYPISSTLNSDTAPIEFEIKGQGDEYLDLSQTYLQMVCKFTKANGTNLAGGNSTSTPVNNILHSLFSEIDVSLNGKVITPGTDTYPYKAYLEKLLSYAPKTLETQMRACSLWEKDTAGHMDEVKLEALAQTPVEFAVVSNKVNIAAVIPTPEYPDDSKNVGLRKRHEKITDSKEIVLMDRLHLDLFEQEKCLPNGLDVRLRFNRARPQFYMMTAAGSSGKVAIQSMILWVRKVKPVPSIINLINQQLSTQTAKYPLRRVEVKTFTIPSGTQSKITDHLFQGQMPKLIVLGFVDNAAFNGDNTRNPFHFQNERDWAPDITLEEYKNGYTLWCVDFTKDQEAQTDKFHLIQTGNLRVEVQFAANVARTLNCVVYAVFDNLLEINKQREVSIDY, translated from the exons ATGATGCACCGAGAATCTTGCGCTTGTGGCACCAGCAGTTTAGAACTGTTTAAAGTGCCCCCGACCAACGTCACTTTAGAAGATTCGAAATGGATGGAATATTATCCCATTTCCAGTACCCTCAACTCGGATACGGCTccgattgaatttgaaatcaaaggacaaggagatgaatatctggatttatcCCAAACTTATCTCCAGATGGTATGTAAATTCACGAAAGCCAATGGAACGAATCTCGCAGGAGGCAATTCGACCTCGACCCCCGTGAATAACATTCTCCATTCCTTGTTCAGTGAAATCGATGTCAGTCTCAATGGAAAAGTCATTACCCCGGGGACGGATACTTATCCCTACAAAGCGTATCTGGAGAAATTGTTGTCTTATGCACCCAAGACTCTGGAAACCCAGATGAGAGCCTGTAGCTTGTGGGAAAAAGATACGGCAGGACATATGGATGAGGTCAAATTAGAAGCTCTGGCTCAAACTCCTGTGGAATTTGCAGTAGTGTCTAACAAAGTCAACATCGCGGCCGTCATCCCGACTCCCGAGTATCCGGATGATTCCAAGAATGTAGGGTTGAGAAAACGTCACGAGAAGATTACAGACAGTAAGGAGATCGTGTTGATGGATCGATTACATCTGGATTTGTTTGAGCAAGAGAAATGTCTCCCTAATGGCTTGGATGTCCGTCTCAGATTCAATCGCGCTCGACCCCAGTTCTACATGATGACCGCTGCCGGGAGTAGTGGGAAAGTGGCCATTCAAAGTATGATCTTGTGGGTGAGGAAAGTCAAACCTGTGCCGAGTATCATTAATCTCATCAATCAGCAACTGAGTACTCAAACGGCGAAATATCCATTGAGACGAGTGGAAGTGAAAACCTTCACCATTCCTAGTGGCACCCAATCTAAAATCACCGATCATCTGTTTCAAGGACAGATGCCTAAACTGATCGTGTTGGGCTTTGTGGACAATGCGGCTTTTAATGGGGATAATACCAGAAACCcctttcatttccaaaatgagaga GACTGGGCTCCGGACATTACCCTGGAAGAGTATAAAAACGGTTACACCCTCTGGTGTGTGGATTTCACGAAAGATCAAGAAGCCCAGacggataaatttcatctcatacagaCGGGGAACTTGAGAGTGGAAGTGCAATTTGCCGCCAACGTAGCCAGGACCTTAAACTGTGTGGTGTATGCCGTGTTCGACAATCTGctagaaatcaacaaacaacgaGAAGTCAGTATCGATTACTAA
- the LOC130048106 gene encoding uncharacterized protein LOC130048106: MATRRDPLYNFQTLPGFRYRLVVVAEERVGENWVVRSENDLSTFSPFDQSGVREIICRVRAEYEGRAPRRRTARISTATRPRRRAPQPPSPPPPYSPATPTTPPPAIPSAPVEYSPVPMSDSPASPVEYSPRSPSPAPPPSPAQSPSLLVAATSSPPRPAAPARPPPPTIRFAGRTPPPRPTHAPVATHPPRNHPMTVPGWADRAVPIWFKCPVCWQDRVHSGITCRGCGQRPACCSCVEELQERRHTRGRCPLCRFTGTRE; this comes from the coding sequence atggCTACAAGAAGAGACCCGCTCTACAATTTTCAGACCTTGCCTGGATTCCGGTACCGGCTGGTAGTGGTGGCTGAGGAACGGGTAGGGGAGAATTGGGTCGTGCGTTCTGAGAACGACCTGAGCACCTTCTCCCCTTTCGACCAGAGTGGGGTCCGTGAGATCATCTGCCGGGTGCGGGCCGAGTATGAAGGGAGGGCACCCCGCCGCCGCACCGCCCGGATCTCCACGGCCACGAGACCGCGCCGACGGGCCCCACAGCCAccctcaccaccaccaccttacTCCCCGGCGACGCCTACAACACCACCACCAGCGATCCCATCGGCACCAGTGGAATACAGCCCGGTGCCGATGAGCGACTCACCAGCGTCACCGGTGGAGTATTCACCGCGGTCACCGTCCCCCGCACCACCTCCCAGTCCAGCCCAGAGTCCGTCGCTGCTGGTGGCAGCCACGTCATCACCACCGAGACCGGCAGCCCCTGCAAGACCCCCACCACCTACCATCCGGTTTGCAGGGAGGACTCCGCCACCGAGACCAACCCACGCACCGGTGGCAACTCATCCCCCGAGGAACCACCCTATGACTGTCCCTGGCTGGGCAGATAGGGCGGTTCCCATTTGGTTTAAGTGCCCTGTCTGCTGGCAAGACAGGGTACACTCTGGTATCACGTGCAGGGGATGTGGGCAGCGCCCAGCTTGCTGCTCGTGCGTGGAAGAGTTACAGGAGCGGCGACACACCCGGGGACGGTGCCCGTTATGCCGGTTTACCGGAACCAGGGAATGA